One Amphiprion ocellaris isolate individual 3 ecotype Okinawa chromosome 5, ASM2253959v1, whole genome shotgun sequence genomic region harbors:
- the LOC111584768 gene encoding uncharacterized protein LOC111584768, giving the protein MKTLCVAVVVLSLISVCPAASLACQKLLEPVDTDPDISGTWHFIAVSTKYCWVSTIINVLFWPSIAVDVTAKDTPNIYDANVKFKVYGKCVNESTSLHYANHNLFKANSNNAPTGEADVLLQTGCPDCVVVKVVDVITILALFSRRKIVDAAELKEFETQAQCLGWSKPLVLNTDHDYENCISLDDAKIDMKVGTTFFTKMYDRVESMYHKLNECFKDTVLAYLPTSK; this is encoded by the exons ATGAAGActttgtgtgttgctgttgttgtgctgAGTCTCATCTCAGTGTGTCCGGCTGCATCACTGGCCTGTCAGAAGCTGCTGGAGCCAGTAGACACAGACCCAGAT ATTTCTGGAACATGGCACTTCATCGCTGTTTCTACCAAGTACTGTTGGGTTTCAACAataattaatgttttgttttggccaAGTATTGCAGTGGACGTTACAGCTAAGGACACACCAAACATCTACGATGCCAACGTTAAGTTTAAAGT GTATGGAAAGTGCGTCAACGAGTCGACATCACTTCACTATGCAAACCACAACCTCTTTAAAGCCAACAGTAACA ATGCTCCAACTGGTGAAGCAGACGTGCTGCTGCAGACTGGTTGTCCTGACTGTGTCGTTGTAAAGGTGGTGGACGTCATAACTATTCTTGCACTCTTCA GTAGGAGAAAGATCGTCGATGCTGCTGAACTGAAGGAGTTTGAGACACAAGCCCAGTGTCTGGGCTGGTCCAAACCACTGGTCTTAAACACAGATCACG ATTATGAAAACTGCATATCTCTTGATGATGCAAAGATTGATATGAAAGTGGGAACCACCTTCTTTACCAAGATGTATGACAGGGTGGAAAGCATGTATCACAAACTAAATGAGTGTTTCAAAGACACTGTTCTTGCCTACCTTCCTACTTCCAAATAA